One Fibrobacter sp. UWB10 DNA segment encodes these proteins:
- a CDS encoding TolC family protein has translation MGFNQATYTHSDYTSELYFGGELRQHLLKDGPLFFSATNELEQARLRRELAYQKYRDALNDVLEKFCDAYWNYYYADRFLASATESARVAKDIVEDAGKRLKQGLLSPLDYSKAVAEYSDRESARLDALDKLRGARLTLLLTLSSGEYIHDPRPIAMRPDLAPDSAARLDSLTFLDSMSLMHPGYLSQGAEVMLRESELSARRADWLPTVDLVGNYGIRSRNDKAREAVRNFKTEGKRQTVLAGGIEVNIPLFGGVAERHRISAQKYSVRAARTRLMLLQAQIFEEYRILQNRAQEIREQWRYGQIAVEYHQKELEEEFKKLAMGKSNYREIFEVEEDLREAERRQLENMRTLRIIDVRLMRATGKLLLQNGLETWKNDRLVLREDLTAE, from the coding sequence GTGGGGTTCAACCAGGCCACCTATACGCACAGCGACTACACCTCGGAACTCTATTTTGGCGGGGAGCTGCGCCAGCACCTGCTGAAGGACGGCCCGCTGTTCTTCTCGGCCACGAACGAGCTGGAACAGGCAAGGCTCCGCAGGGAACTCGCCTACCAGAAATACCGCGACGCCCTGAACGATGTCCTCGAAAAGTTCTGCGACGCCTACTGGAACTACTACTACGCCGACCGGTTCCTGGCCTCGGCCACCGAGTCGGCCCGCGTGGCAAAGGACATCGTGGAAGATGCGGGCAAGCGGCTCAAGCAGGGTCTGCTTTCGCCCCTTGACTATAGCAAGGCCGTGGCGGAGTATTCCGACCGCGAGTCGGCAAGGCTCGACGCACTCGACAAGCTGCGCGGCGCAAGGCTCACGCTGTTGCTCACGCTGTCGTCCGGCGAATACATCCACGACCCCCGCCCCATCGCCATGCGCCCGGACCTCGCCCCCGATTCGGCGGCAAGGCTAGATTCGCTCACATTCCTGGATTCCATGTCGCTCATGCATCCGGGCTACCTCTCGCAAGGGGCCGAGGTCATGCTCCGCGAATCGGAACTTTCGGCAAGGCGGGCCGACTGGCTCCCCACCGTGGACCTCGTGGGCAATTACGGCATAAGGAGCAGGAACGACAAGGCCCGCGAGGCCGTGAGGAACTTCAAGACCGAGGGCAAGCGCCAGACCGTGCTTGCTGGCGGTATCGAGGTAAACATACCGCTGTTCGGCGGCGTTGCCGAGCGGCACCGCATATCGGCACAGAAATACAGCGTGAGGGCCGCCCGTACAAGGCTCATGCTGTTGCAGGCGCAAATCTTCGAGGAATACAGGATTCTGCAGAATAGGGCGCAAGAAATCCGCGAACAGTGGCGCTACGGGCAGATTGCGGTGGAATACCACCAGAAGGAACTCGAAGAGGAATTCAAGAAACTCGCCATGGGCAAGAGCAACTACCGCGAAATTTTCGAGGTGGAAGAGGACCTGCGCGAAGCGGAGCGCCGACAGCTCGAAAACATGCGAACACTCCGAATCATCGATGTCCGGCTGATGCGGGCCACGGGCAAACTGCTACTGCAGAACGGCCTGGAAACCTGGAAAAACGATAGACTCGTGCTGCGCGAAGACCTAACCGCAGAATAG